CCCATCTTATCCTCCCTCAAACACCAGATTAATTGGTCAGTTTGCTTGCATAATGCATGCTCATCACATTAGTGAGCTGTGGTAAGAGTTACTacctaaataaataaaataggaaaagtttgcagggctatggggaagagccggcacaagcatgataTGCCAAACAGCCTCCTACTGAACTGTACTCCTAACATTACTATTTTTGCAAACAAATCACGAATACGAATACTCTTCCTATAATTTTTCAAAATTCACGACTGCGTAACATACCAGAAACAAACATCACTTCAATTCTATGCATCAGGTCACAATGTGGTACTGCTGATTAAAACTCTTGACAAGGGCAGGAAGCAAAAGAAGAAATAACTCAATTCACAATGTTAAAAGTTTGAAAATTGTTATGGCACATAATTTATGCTTTAAAGAAAGTCATTATTAGACTACTTGTAAAAATTCCAAATGTTTTGCCAAGTACCATTCTTCAGATACACTCAcatgccacttcctgctcctggttTGGTTTATTAGTTCCTTAGAATGAACATAAATACAACTTATCGACAGTACCTGCGGCACAATCAAGGAACAAATAGGAAGTAACTTCTACCTACTGAACTAATTCAACTAAACTAGCCGAACACAAAAAAATCCCAGCAGCAAAaccataattttaaaattgctaCCAATTTCTTCTAAAGTACTACTCTGGTAAAGGCAAAACTATTTCCAAGACttgaaaatattaaataaaagTATTTTAAGTTAAAGTGGACTGAAGGTGCTACTTTTCCTTCAAATTACAGTAATTCGCCACTTAAATTCAACAAGAAAAAAAGGGATGCTTTGCTTGGTGGGATACAAAACACCAATATTTTTTGCTTTGTATTTTAGAGATCCCTTCTACTCTGTATTGGCCACCATAGTTGTGCAGTCTTAAGATGTGCAATGTTTGGAAAGGGAAATTAGGAGCCAGGTGGTTATGGATTTAAGACCCACCCCGGGGCTTGAGCATGTAATGCACACGGACACTATTGCAATATTGAGGGAGCGATGCCTCCTTTGCATGAGATGTAAAAAGATGCCCCTATCTGTCTGCTCCAGTGCTTTCAGGGACACTGAGCAACAGTACACTTATCACAGCATAGGCTGTGATCAACAAACTCATTACAAAGCAGGGCCAAATCTGAACCTTCATTTCAGCATGATTCAGCTACCCATTGTCCTGGCCGGGCCCAACACTATActaagattaactggccattcatctcatacGGTTTGCAGGATCTTGGtgttacatttgcctacataatgtcactgtacttcaaaaacAAACAATGTTTTTGAGACTCCtggtaaggtgctacataaatgcaagtcttcaaaATTATCTTTACAGGTATTGTTGCTTTGTGAGCATTTGCTCTGAAAAATCCCATCAAGTACTAGGGAAAATTGGGGAAAAGGAGGTTCCTCCTGACAGGATCCAAAGCACCAATCACTTTGCTCTAGGTTTGAGAGAGAATATTATCTTCCCATGtgtgttggccatttaagacacaCTGTCTCACATGGGCAAAGCTGGAAAGGGTAGGGAAAGAGATTCTCAATGCATTCAAGTGTTTGccgcccccccccattctccagaTGTACTATTTCTTAAGCATTGCAATGTTTATGATTTAGTTTATTCCATTCCCGTGAAAAATGAAGTGCAGGTAATAAGATATTTAAAAACACCCTTCGGCAATCTTCTCCCTTCAGCTGTCAACTCCTTGCTGGGTACAATTCCAAGGGCTCTGGGCTCCTGATACCTTAAGTGGCCAGTATTCTTAGGTGCTAGCAGCTATTAGATGGCAGAGAAAACAGGCTCAAATTCTATCCTTACCTGACGTCCACCCACAAGCGCATCATGCGGGAAAACCAGACAGCAAATAGAACCAGGAATCCCAgtcaattttctcctctatctaaCCAGGACCACTAAAGATAATGTAGTGCTCTAACCAATgcatcagctgagatcagctaactcacagAGCAGAGGTAGATCCTTGGACACCTCTCTTTTGCaatggttcagctactcactgcccTGGACAAGATTCCATCCTCAAAGAATACCATCAAAGGCAAGTTATCTGGTCACTCCTCTCTGCCATTTGCAGGATTTTGCTGcgatatttgcctacataataccAGCATGCTTTGAAGACAATTTGATGCATGTGAAAGACATGCAGAAGTTTGGGAGAActgataaggtgctatacaaatgaaaGTCTTTAATTTTTACTATCGTAACTGGAAATATTGAGTTGAGTATTTTCTCTGCAAAATGCATTAAGTATGAGCAacgattgaaaaaaaaatgttcctccCGACAGGATCCAAAGCACCAACAATACCTTTGCTTTGGGTTTGAGGGAGAATACTATCTTCCCCTTtgtgttggccatttaagacactATCTGTCTTAGATGGGCAAAGCTGGAAGGGGTAGGAAAGAGGTTTTCAATGCATTCAAGTGTTTGATACCACTACATACCTCAACATTTCTCCAGGTCTGCTATATAAGCATTTCCTTGTTTATGATTCAGTTTATTCCATTTCTGAGAATAAAAACGCAGATAAAAAGTTACTCTATCTCCCCCACACAAGACAATTAAGTTTATAACAGAATCTGGCTGTTCCTCCCGACAGGATCCAAAGCACCGACTGTCCATTTGCTTTGGGTTTGAGGGAGAAAATGATCTGCCCTTCTGTGTTGGTCATCTAAGACAATGTCTGTCTTAGATGGGCAAATTTGAAAGGGGGAGGCAAAGTAACAAAATCAAAACTTTTCAGACATAAGATTCTCTttctccacgcccccccccccatacctcaTGGTACATTTTCCAGATGCATGTTTATGCCCATCCTCATTTCTTGTTCTGTTTATTCCATTCTTCTGCAAATGGAGAAAATAAATTTACAGATATAACTACCAAATTTAGGTCTTCATAATCAATTCAACAAAATTACAATTAATCTGAAAATCTTGTATTTGAATCTACACCAGATGTTATTTGATTTAAAAGCTAGCTTGCGATAATGAATTGAGAAGGACAACTGGAAAGAAATGTTCCTCCCGATAAAGCCAAAGCAATGGCACTTTGGATCCTGAGGGAGAACGTGATCTGCCCTGAGGACACTGCCTGTCTTAGATGGGCAAAACTGAAAAGAGACACATTGACATTTATACCTAATGGTGCACATTCCCCATCAAATATTGCTTTCATCAATCCATTTCCTGTATATAAACAAATAAAATGGATCACTTTAAACCATCTGACCCAAGAGCATAAATTAGTCACTAAAAAAGTGGGCTGGTTTAAAGGTGCTGACCTATGCTGGGGCTATACCCCAATGCCCCAGTTGAGATTTACAAACTCAGCAAAGACTGGGTatcaaatccaggccttgcagtGTGGCTCATTCCGCATCAGGCAGCACACTTCATCAAATAAGTCATTTAAGGAGACACATTTGAAATGTGGTTTATTCACAAACAGTGGACAAGGTTCCAtttcgactccagacctcattacagccttggtccaaacatggacaaaagagctgaattccagaggtgaggtgaaagtgactgcccttgaccgagtggcaccaaggagccctagtaaaattgaagtcaatgggaatcagggggaaaactctccagtggctggagtcatacctagcacaaaggaagatggtagtggttgttggaggccaatcatctcagccccaggacattgctgcaggagttcctcagggcagtgtcctaggcccaaccatcatcagctgcttcatcaatgaccttccctccatcataaggtcagcaatGAGGGTGTTCGCtgctgattgcagtgttcagttccattcgcaacccctcagataatgaagcggtccgtgcccgcatgcagcaagacctggacaacatccaggcttgggctgataagtggcaacattcgtgccagacaaggactatctccaacaagagagaatctaaccacctccccatgacattcaacagcattaccatcaccaaatcccccaccatcaacatcctgggggtcaccattgaccagaaacttaactggaccagccatataaatactgtggctacaagagcaggtcagaggctgggtattctgcggcgagtgactcacctcctgactccccaaagcctttccaccatctacaaggcacaagtcagaagtgtgatggaatactctccacttgcctggatgagtgcagctccaacaacactcaagaagctcgacaccatccaaaacaaagcagcccgcttgattagcgccccagccaccaacctaaacattcactcccttcaccaccggcacaccgtggttgcagagtgtaccatccacaggatgcactgcagcaactcaccaaggcttctttgacagcacctcccaaaccagtgacctctggtgggaaatcaccactcggagtcagacttaaaagattcaacatgcagtttattgaacaaagctttgggagaagtgcTTGGCACCCCGCAGTGCTTGCAGTcaacgtctcaattttaaaatggccgCTGAACTTCTTTTATACATTCCAAAGAGTCCTTGGTTagttacacattagccaattatCCCCCCCtagcaacaattgacctccaatcacattccTTTAAAAACAACCGTTATCAAGGACATATTGTTTCGGTTCCGCTTTATCTTAAGCTGACCATCTGGACCTCGCGGTCTGGTTTTTGTCTGTTCCGTAGTTTTTATACAATAACAGGATGTAGCTCAAGGTTAGTTCGTTGTGGAATGTCTATGCCTAAGTCAGCACATTTTAATGTCTTTCCACAGAGTCCATCTCACTTTTACTCcaacacctctaccacctagaaggccaagagcagcaggcacatgggaacaacaccacctgcacgttcccctccaagtcacataccaaccagacttggaaatatatcgccgttccttcatcgtcaccgagtcaaaatcctggaactccctacctaacagcactgtgggagaaccttcaccacactgactgcagctcaccaccaccttctcaaggccaattaggggatgggcaataaatgctggccttgccagcgatgcccacatcccatgaacaaaaaaaaatcctcaaagaaaaccatcaaaaacaaatGACCTGGTCACTCATCTCTGCCACTTGCAGGATCTTGCTGCAATATTTGCCTACATAGTATCACTGTGCTTCAAAGACAATTTCATGCATGTTACAGACATGCAGAAGTTTGGGAGGActgataaggtgctatacaaatgcaagtcttcaaTTTTTACTATCATAACTGGAAATATTGAGTTGAGTATTTTCTCTGCAAAATACATTAAGTATGAACAATGATAGAAAAAATGTTCCTCCCGACAGGATCCAAAGCACCAACAATACCTTTGCTTTGGGTTTGAGGGAGAATACTATCTTCCCCTTtgtgttggccatttaagacactATCCGTCTTAGATGGGCAAAGCTGGAAGGGGTAGGAAAGAGGTTTTCAATGCATTCAAGTGTTTGATACCACTACATACCTCAACATTTCTCCAGGTCTGCTATATAAGCATTTCCTTGTTTATGATTCAGTTTATTCCATTCCTGAGAATAAAAATGCAGACAAAAAGCTATTTAAAATGTGACAATTCAATATATTTACAATCATTGCAGAGATTTTACACTTATGGCAagggttttggtctccttctgaTACCCCAAACAAGTGACCAGTGCTCATGGATGTCAGTAGCTATTTGATGGCAGGGAGATCAAAAGAAGTCAAGTATAAGAATGATGAAAAAAGCCATGTCCCCCGACAGGATCCAAAGCACGGACAATCCCTTTGCTTTGGGTTTGAAGGAGAATACGATCTATAGTATTGGCCATTTAAGACACCGTCTGACGTAGATGGGCAAATATGAAAGGGACAGAGAAATgaggttttcaatttttttttctttcctgtaTCTCTTTCGCCAGGCATACTATTTCTTATTTTGCTGTTTCTAGTTCAAACCTGGAACCATTCCTTCTATATGGCTCAGTTATTCGCTGGATAATCTTGTTGAGTAAGCACCATTTCTAAAAACAAATGTGATTATTCATACCTCATTGTACAGTATTCTTCCAACTTTAAGACATTCTGATCATGCCAATTATTCACCACTCATATGTATACTGCCTGTGTGAACAAAAAATTAGATTAGATTACTAGTGAAAAATATAGATAGTTAACACAAAAATTGCTATAGGTATTTTGTGCCTCAACTTCCAACGGTTCCACGTTGTCTACTTTGAACTATTCATTTACCAGGATTTTCAACCATAGCTGTGACGGTTTAGCACTCAGCTCACAATATGGTTAAATTCTACAGGATATTTGTTGGGTTGAGCTCTGCACTGAATGTGTGTCAAATCAGACCTCAGTTCACACATCGAGTCTTGAAAATCATGACATCACACAGCTCTCTATTCAGAAATAACTAGTACAAAAGTCACAGTAACATAAAACTGTTTCGCCCATAGAGAACAGAGTGTTTTGTAAAGTCTGATGGTACAGTCATCCAAAACATGACAATATCAGTTTGTTAAGGTGAACTGCACATTGAATTTGAACAGTTATTCTATTTTCCCCCACAAGACAATTACAGTTTATAACAGAATATAGCTGTTACTCCCGACAGGATCCAAAGCACCGACTGTCCATTTGCTTTGGGTTTGAGGGAGAAAATGATCTGCCCTTCTGTGTTGGTCATCTAAGACAATGTCTGTCTTAGATGGGCAAATTTGAAAGGGGGAGGCAAAGTAACAAAATCAAAACTTTTCAGACATAAGATTCTCTttctccacgccccccccccataCCTCATGGTACATTTTCCAGATGCATGTTTATGCCCATCCTCATTTCTTGTTCTGTTTATTCCATTCTTCTGCAAATGGAGAAAATAAATTTACAGATATAACTACCAAATTTAGGTCTTCATAATCAATTCAACAAAATTACAATTAATCTGAGAATCTTGCATTTGAATCTACACCAGATGTTATTTGATTTAAAAGCTAGCTTGCGATAATGAATTGAGAAGGACAACTGGAAAGAAATGTTCCTCCCGAAAGGATCCAAAGTGCCATTGCTTTGGCTTTGAGGGAGACAATGATCTGTCCTTCTGAAGACACTGCCGGTCTTAGATGGGCAAAAGTGAAAAGGGACACATGGACACTTATACCTAATGGTGCACATTCCCCATCAAATTTATTAATATTGCTCATTTCCCTTTTCTAAAGGTGCTGACCCATGCTGGAGCTATATTCCCAATGCCCTAGTTGAGCTTTACCAACCTGGATTTGGTACCCAGCAAAGACTGGTTGGTAAATTGAGGATGTTTTCCTCAGCAAATTCTCCTCCCTCATGACTTAGTCATTTTAACCTATATGTGCTCACCAAGGTGAGATGCTAGTGCAGGGAAATGGAATAATTTCCACTTCAGGAACCCAAGTGccaccatcaagcactcccaggtgacATTAGGCATTGctaggtgcagagtaaagctcctcctgCTCTGACAATGTGCCTCAGTGCAAATCGAAGAGCATCAGTACGGCATCTTTGAGCAATATCACCAATTAATGCTAAATTAGGTACCAATTAGTGCAATATgcccactagaatcatagaaggttacagcacggaaggagccaTTCGCCCCCATACAGTCTCGCCAATTACTTTCTTATTCCTGTCTGTGGTACCTGTCGCATTTCACATCCTGTCGGGCAGACAAACTTTATACAACATGACATGGACCGGAAAATAAACCAGCTGATCCCTGGCTCTCCTCCCCTGTTCGCCCCCTgcacctctctcccttccccttatttccccccccccccccgcgaggtCTCAGCATTGGTCCAAATTACGGCCCCTGGGCTCGGGTTGGGTCACTGCTGGAACATGGGCCCTGTGGCGGCGGtatcgaccccccctcccccgtcttcACCTTGTTTCTCTTTGGGAGGCCTGTCAACCAGGAGCCCCGAGTTGCGTCGGAGTAGGTGCTGAGGTCCATTCTGTCATCTTTCCAATCCCTCCCCGCAGCAATGTCCTTCGTCCTGGCGTGAGAGCCACTTCTCGATCTCCTCATGGTCTCCCCGCTCTGGCCAGTCCTCTTTGTCTTTCATCATCTTCACAGCCTTGGTGATGACAACAGCTGTATCAGTGGGAGCGAGCCAGGATACTAAATCAGACACTATGTTCCAGTAATAGGGGAGACCACTGCTGGGCTCAAACAGTTGGGCGGGAGGCTTTATACTCAACACGACAGTCATAACCCTCAGCGATAATCTCTTCCTCAGGCTCTAGGCTCACGGGCTTCAGAATCCCTCGCTTCGCCAGGCAGGCCTGCAGTGCCAGGGGAAGAGGCATCGTCAATCCAGCTGCTCGCCCACCTCTCCCAGTCAGAGCAGCCCAAGGTGGGCTGTAAATCAGGCCTGATCAAACTGCTTTCACAAGGAATTAAGTCTCCTCTGGATACAAGGATCCTACCACTTTGGTCTTGATTGAATTCAGGCTCCAGTGGTGAAGTCCCAGTGTCCAACATTCTGCACCACCCAGTCGTGCCATAACCTCCATCTTAATTCACCATCTCCTTCCTCTACTAACTTCCCTAAACCTCACCCTCCACGTTAATTCTCCCACCCACATTTGTAGCCAGCATCTCCAGCTCATTAGAACGATGCCTCAAAACCCCCAAGATCTTGACCAACAGATCTGATCACACTCATCCCTGGCAGCCCAGACCTTTATAGAATAAGAATTTTACAGCATGAGACCACATGACCGATTCGCTGAAAGAGCTAGCCATGTTTCATTCCATTGCCctttccctccaccccctcaaatagaatcacagaaaggttacagcacggaaggaggccatttggcccatcgagtccacgccagctcactaagagcaacccagctagtcccattcccccaccctttccctgtagccctgcaaatttttttctttcgaatacttacccaattcccttttgaaggccatgattgaatctgcctccaccaccccctcagacagtgcattccagatcctaaccactcgctgtgtaaaaaggtttttcctcatgtcacctttggctcttttgccaatcaccgtaaatctatgacctctagtcCTTGTTTCTTTctacaaatatttattcaatttcttTGAAAAATTATG
The DNA window shown above is from Heptranchias perlo isolate sHepPer1 chromosome 1, sHepPer1.hap1, whole genome shotgun sequence and carries:
- the LOC137323726 gene encoding LOW QUALITY PROTEIN: polyglutamine-binding protein 1-like (The sequence of the model RefSeq protein was modified relative to this genomic sequence to represent the inferred CDS: inserted 2 bases in 1 codon; deleted 1 base in 1 codon), with the protein product MPLPLALQACLAKRGILKPVSLEPEEEIIAEGYDCRVEYKASRXQLFEPSSGLPYYWNIVSDLVSWLAPTDTAVVITKAVKMMKDKEDWPERGDHEEIEKWLSRQDEGHCCGRDWKDDRMDLSTYSDATRGSWLTGLPKRNKKNGINRTRNEDGHKHASGKCTMRQYTYEW